One Coffea eugenioides isolate CCC68of chromosome 2, Ceug_1.0, whole genome shotgun sequence genomic window, AGCTTTCACTTGTCAATAATGAGAATACTAAGATGGTTAAACTCATAGAGCCTGCTCTGAGAAACCTTGAAATCAACAGCACTCAATGAGGCATTTGCAGTTCAATTTGGCATCGTTTTGCTGGCTCATTGGTGGTCAAATTGGACAAGTTCAAGCTTGCAATCTACTCAGGAGATGCTGTTTACTTGGTAGCTAGAACCATCTTTTTGCTACTGCTACCCTTGCTTCTGTAAGTGTCAGATATGGAAATTCTTTGATGGTTGCATGCTGGTCCCACCTGTTGCTCTTGCTGTTTACAACTCAAGCTGAAGCTTCGCAGGCGCGCAAATAATTTTGTGACTAGTTGTTCTTTAACAACTGAAATTTGTATGTGACATGACTCATGAGGTTAGAAAAGATTCAGTTACAGAATTGTATGTGCAGTCTCGTGATATTCTATTGTCAAATGTGGTTCCATTAAAATTTATTGCACCTTTTTAAGGTTCTTTGAGTAATCAATTTGCTAAAAGCTTTACTGctgtgtttttatttgttagtACAGTGGTTTGCAGAACATTTTGAAAAGTACTTTTTGAGCCATTTTCAAGTGAAGATGTATGTTTTCGGCATACAATCTAATTCTCATAATTGGAATCAAATCAACATATGTTTCCAGCATGTCGTATATGagtccaaattttttatttaaattccATATCGCCCCCAATACTTTGAATAGcaccttttttttccttaattagCTTTCCATTATATGGTTTACACGAGTTGCATTATTTAATACTATATATGTGAATTGCCAGCTTAAAATCTATTAATATGactattttttgaatttttttttttataggaTCTTACAATCCTACGATTATACAGTTCGATCCTGTGAACCTCAAAATGATCCTAGGTGAGATCCTGATTTTGAGAACTTTGCTTTCAGAAGTTGTATGAAAGTGGTTTCCTATTTCTGCGCCGGTTTTAGGCAGATGAGCAATTTTTGGTCTACGTTATTGTAGTCAAATATGTCCGCACGTTTTTACGAGTGTTCTACAGCTGCCATGAGAAAGTTTGTGTTGCTGGACTCCTCCAAGGATACAGATGGTCTTTCAGTTTTCTTTATGCCTTATTAAGATGCAAAAACCAGAATGTCTCTCTGCCACAACCATTGAACATCAATCTGCTAGAGATGTTCCGCTTTGAAACTTCAGGAATGTTGAGCTTTCAGTTAATGTCCTTTCCTGGGGGTATTTGTTTCATCGGTAATGAAGTTGTGCCTCAGCTACTTCCCTCGTACCTCTTAAGAGTGAAATAAACATTCGAGGAGCACAATGATCAGAGCACGACCACTGAGTAAAAAGTTGCACATCTTATGGTACTATTGAAATAAACTCTAAAGAATTCTGTAATTTGACGCACTTACTGAATGgtccctttcttttttggaCTTGAGATTGATAAAAATGACGAGTTCTCACTTGCCAAAATTTTTTGCATCAGCAATTAGCACATTAATCTCCTTGTTCCCAATCTAGGTCCTTCTGTCATTATTGTAGTACTAGTTTTTGATGGGTTTTTTGTTTGCATCATTTGATCCTGAATGTGCTAAACTGtataatgatattttattaAGTCCCAGTACATACTGCTGACTAAAGCTGGATTCCTAGAATCTGATAGCCATATATTTCTCCCTATTAGGCCTCTATACTTCTTTACACGGCCCGGACACAACTCTACTCTGGACGATGATTGGGCAGCGCTTCTGCGTTCTTGTTGTTGGGAAAAAAACCAGCTTGTCTTGCTCAGCAGGAAGCCAACTGTTGATCAAAGTTTTTATCAACGAGAACAGTTAATTTAGGTGAACTTAAATCTTAGATAATAAATACCTAGTTAGGCGTCGATGAATGAGATAGATACCTGAAACGGGTAACTATGTGGTGAAGGAAAACTGAGAGCTCTACCCTGGCAAGCTCATAACCTGGACAACGCCTTGGTCCTCCACCGAACGGTGTAAATACATTTAGCGGACTTGTTGCTCCAGGAGTGTTGTTATTAATCTAATAAGAGTACAGAGAGAATCTGAACAAATTAAAATGAGTGAGAAAATAATAGTCTGAGAGAATATATGAGAGGCTATCAGGCAAGTACCTGCCATCTCCATGGATTAAAAGAGCGAGCATCTTTAAAATATTCCTGATTCAGATGGACTGCCCTCAGTGAAGCGAAAACCTTCCATCCTTTTGGAATTGTGTAACCTGCTTGGGGAAAGGTTGAATTAAGTATGTGTTTATGCAACATCTAATCCTAATAATGTTGTTGATGGGCAGGGAAGAAGGTAGATCCATGCAGATTCAAGATTCCAGCAGTGAATATCTCGTATAGTCAGGTATATAAATTATCTCATCAGCTCTTCATTCGCAGTCCAAATGCTTTATACGGACACTACAAATTATGTACTTGAATTGGCTGCTAATTCTAACCTTTCATATTGACATCTGTTATTGCTCGCCTAAACACCCCACTGATTATGTTAGCTATCCGAAGAGTTTCATTCACTACCTGAAAAGCACATCATACTCCGTTATTTAGAGAAAAAGTAAGATGCAAGTCACTACAGCACTGTTAAAATTTCCCCCCCTCATTCGACAGACTTACACACTGGGTGAAAGGCATTGATTTGTAATCTTCCCACGTCAACGCCTCTTTTTCACCTTTTCTTGCTCTGATCTCATCTTGTTCCTCCTGCCAaagtcaaaaaacaaaaaagaaaaagataaatcATCAGTTCGAAATCTCAGCGAATCTTTTAATTTCCATCCTGAAGCCTCGTTGCATGGTTGAGTAATTTCACATTACCCTTCTCCAAAGAGGACAAAAACTACTGCATTCATTTTACTAAACCATGTATCATTTGACAGTATGAACATGTTGGTAATGATGATATATTGTGCCGCAGAGCTTGTCTACGTTCTAGTGGAACATTCATCAAAACCAAAATCACAATCTGAGAATCATCCATCACCAATTGATGAGTCATTGACCCCTTTGTTTTCTCAAAATAGCACCCGGCAAAGCAGATGGTTATTACATTTACTATTACTCTGTTATTATCAATTCAttggaaactactccataaaaggtCCTGTAGAATATTTACCGCGTAAATGCAAGGCAGTTGGTTGGTGTTGTATACTATTGAGCGGCCATACGGCAGGTACAGTAGTCTTAGGAATAAAAAAACGGGTGTGTGGCAACTGGTAAACCTCCAGATTACGACAGCAGCAGcagtactactactactactactagtaTTTTCTTGAAATCAGCACCAAACTTTTCCCGaggattcattttcttcctcccttGGAGCCCTTTAGTCCAACCCTTTACATAGCGGCCAGCCTAGGTTCTCCCCACATCTCACTGCTGTTTTAGTAAAAAGCTGCATCCTCAAGCATGATCCCCATATCTTTTAGACAAAGAGGTAGAGGAGTAAAGGAAATTACAAATATTGCCCTCCATAGGGACAGCTCACGGACAATAGTTAGGAAAAGTCTGACAAAGAAATACACTAGTGTTGCGGAAAAAGTAGGAGCAGTGTTGGGCGTGCAGATCAGATTTTTCTCAGACATCGAGGGATTGCCAGACATCAACTTGATGTTGTCCAGTTCCTTCCTCCTCCTCTCGCTGTAGCAACTGACTAAAATGTCTATAGTTGCTCAGGAAAAGCATTTCGTATTGTTTGACTTTCCGAACACCGACCGTGTGCCCATTCGACTCTGTCCCTCTTACCATTCGACTCACTTTTGGTGGAGAGAATAGCTTTTACTACTATTTGTTAAAAAGTCCTAAAGAACCAATTACTACCAGTCGCTAGGATTTTGTTGGTAGAAGGGGATGGCTATTAGGACTCGTTAAAGAACAATTCCCACAGCACCACGCTTCTTCAGTATGGTACTAGTGTACTACCAAATTACTGCTACCATGTCGTACTACTAGACTTTATTGCCACCAAAAGTAATACGCATCAATAATGATGACACTAATCAATTGTCCATACCTTTTCAGAACAACAAAAAAAAGCTGTCTACACCtaaatttttttacttttcttttgtcCCGAAATTGGAGATTgattgaattgcattttttcgaattttcttttgtaaaaaaattactgtaataatttgatatatatggtgtaaaatggatgattgaaaaatatgttcacagAAAACGTAACAATTAATTTTGCTTTAGCCAAACATGGCCTAAGATAAAAGTTAAAACTACATAAGCTTGTTTgcttctccctctctcttttctttcattgaAGGAATACAAACTTCTCTCACAATACCCATAAGGCATCAAATCCTCTATCCCGGAATTATTCTCTTAATAAGAAGACAAGAATTAGACTGTAGTATTACTATTATATGTTTCTGTTTGTCTGATGCCCAAGAGTAATATTGTCAAAACTCATTCGGCTTAGTGAATCCTAAGCCAGTATTGGGTAGTTTGTTTAGATTGGGCATTATTTACCcagttttatttacttatatcatcattacaattttcaatacacctttttatcttttcaattacctttttatctcacatacatcacattacaaaaagtgctacagtaaaaatatcccaaataatctcaaataacttacaatccaaataaattattttcttacgaaaaatttaaaaaagggaagagaaaagGTCAAACTACAAACACGCCTAACCTTTGATACCTGCTGTCCCGTGGAAGTTCTATTAGGGCGGTAGTGCCAACATAAGGGAAAGTGATgctttgttttctatttatgTCACATACATTTCCATGATGTAAAGCAAGAATGGAGGCTCAAAGATACCAAATTGAAGTTACATCGCAGACTCCAAAATCACACATGGGGGCTAAAGCTAAACATTGAAAAGTCAAAACTTCTCTCATCTctctgtcttcttttttttctttttttcttttttttcttttccgagTCGTTATTGTTTGTATTTGGATCTAATTTGTCGGCCACTCTCTAAGTATAGATGCCAAATGTGTGTAAGATCGCTTAAACACATGACATAataagtttgtttggataagagtttatttggatgatttatttgagatatttactgtagcactttttgtgatgtgatgtatgtgagataaaaaggtgattgggaagataaaaaggtgattgggatttgTGAGAATAAATTAAGCAAACCAAATtctctctatccaaacaaactcagtaCTGTCTATCGAATTAGACAATCAAAGCAAACAAAATTTAGCGCCAACCTAAGTACATCAACAGCAACGTGAGGTACCTATCAACACTGGTACGCCACTCCGTTTTGTGAGGGCTAAGTTTAACCAACCTCCTCTTTGTCAATTACGACTATTTATTAATTACTCTTTTGCCTCTCAGACCTATAGGGAAATCCTTTTAGCCAGGTTATGTAGTACTATGAAAGTTCAATAGCTTGAGACTGATGTGGTGAAAAAGTAATTACCACTGCTGTAAAATCTAGGACAGGCGGagaaggtgaaaaacttcccaGCAATcccacttttttttattttctattttcttgataatttttTAGGGATGATTTGAATTTTAGTTCAAATAAAGCACAACAACATGATGCgacttttaaaaaaattttaggagacaaactttttaaaattttttattttagcgATGTGAtgtttataaaataataaaaataattaagtaATGTGTCGTCACAGAATATcctaaaaacttttttttttgttttgttttgtatgAAAATGTACACAACCCAAAGGGACTCAGACTACTATCTCCTCCATTACACGGAATTTCTATAATAGCTCTACGTTGCAACCTCCAAAGATTTGCTTGGATAAGAATTTAGATAAGGTGGGTTGATGATTTTATCCATGAGAGGAAAGACCAACATGCTGGATGGTGATGGGGTCTGGCCCCATTATTTGAGATGGGTCATTCTATTCTACCATAtactacaagaaaagaaaaattaaaggaaacGAATGTTCATTTTATATCAAAAAGTAATGAAGGGAAAAAgaacttcttcttttttttttttttgggggttccaaaaaagaaaggaagaaaaaaaaaaaaaaaagagaggaggaGGACAACAAAGAAGAAGACGGAGAAGTTGAATAAAGGAGTAGAGGAAGTGGATAGATAACTAAAAAACGCACCTTGAGCTGAGACAAAGCAAGAGGGGTCTCGGTTAAGAACTTGACGGCGAGCGTCATGATGGTGGAAGTGGTATCATAGCCGGCCACCAGCAAAGCTAGCAAGAAATCCACAATCTCCTCGTCCGAGAATCCTCCTCCGTTCCCATCTTCGTCCAACAATGCCCCCAACATATCATtctttctctctcctctctcacTCTCTTTCCTCCTCTCCCTCACCACCAGGCTCAATGCCTCGGCCACCTTTGTTCGAGCCTGCACATTTCAATTATGAAAGATTCTCAGGAAAAAAAGATTTCCCATGCACCCAAGCTATATTAAAAATGTAAACCCCACCAGGTATCATGATTTACTAGTTGTATTCGAATAAGAAGAGAGAAAGCTTTACTTGAATGGCTCTGCGATAAGTAGGGGAAAAAATGCGCAAAGGAACTGAGAAGAAGCCCTCTATAACCAGCATATACTCTTTCATGAGGTTCTGAGTCCACTCGCATGGATCAAAACTCATCAGCTGCTTCACCGTCAGATAGAACGTGATCTGCAAATAAACAAAACGCAGCTCCATATATATATTAGATGTTTAAATAAAGGAGCACAAATAAAATACCAcgttaaaaatagaaaaaaaaaatatcaaaactCATTAATCTTCACTGTAACACTACTGTTTATACCCCTAGAATAGAAACTTCCAACTACTCGAGTACTGATGAAGCattaaaaaaggaagaaaaaaaataaacaaatgcTCAAAAGGCAAACAGAATAATTACTTCATACGCATGCACATGCTGATTCATGTCCTGAACTCTAAAGCTTCcttttttattgtttctttttttctaataaaaatgtaTTGTATTCCTCTGCGGCTGGCTGCAAACTTTTGGTGGGATTTTGTAAAACACACACTTAGGAGCCATGAAAATCTGACTCATattcatttcttttctcttctcttaAGTTTTACCCTACCACACCACACCAGCGTGAATGATAACAAGCACTCCTCAGGAACTCAGCCCATGAAGTTAAGTGGCTGCTGCTAAAGTACGCCAACCAGCGTTCAATTAATCAGTGATCAACTTCTAAAGTGCGCCTGGCGTGGGGTCTGTCTATTCAGGTGGAtaaatttttcttcctttgccgTTCCACAACCGAGTTGACTCGGAATCTTCTTTCCATtctattctatttttttttttcggcaTCGTATACTTACTTAATAGTACACCAGTATATGATTCTCTTTACCTTCTTGGCTTCGTCCAAGAGAAGCACGCGGCCGGTCCAAGACTCCATGTTGAGCCGGACCAACCGGTCTATGTCCATCAACAAATGATCCTTCATGATGGAAGAATTCGCGAAGCTCATAGTCAAGGAATGCATTCTCTTGTGGAGGCTCCCTCTCATGAGCAGCAGGGAGTGCCTCCCCAGCAAGTTGGATATGGAACCCGGATAACTCGACTCGAAAAGCTTGCCCTCGTTTTGGAGAATGAGCCGGTTCATTTCCGGGTCAGCCGAAAACACGGTCGGCTCGCCGAAAACGTGGGTGGTGAACAGGGAACCGAATTTAGACACTCTATCATCTATAAAGGGTTCCGGGTTTTCAGTCTTATAAGCTGAAATGAGCTGAAGGGTTTCTCCGATGAAGGGTAGGCCGAAGTTTCCAGGCGGGAGGCGGCGCCGACGGCGGGTGAAGTGGGCGGTGGTGGTGCggaggaggaagaaggaacCGAAAGAGATGAGGAGGGAAAAGAGAGTGTAGAGGAAGATGTTGGCGGCCATGGGAATTGGAGCTGGTAGCTTATTCAATTCACATAGGTGGGATTCGATTAAATAGCGTGAATCGTGAATATAAAAAGAGAGACAGAGATAGCAGTGACTACTTACTGACTAGCGAGTGTTTGGGGGGTTACTGACTGTTGTTTGGTTTCTTTGGGTTTAAATCTGGAAGCGAAAGAGCTGCGAatttaagagagagagagagagagagaggagagaaaataTAGAGATGGGGATGGGGGAGAAGGGGGAAGGGGGGCATTAATGGAGGGACGCAGGCACACGGGTGGGTACTACATCAGATGAGATGGACAATTATTATGAGAGAATTATTATGATTTATGAGAGAGGAGAGTATCTGGAAGGAGAGGAAAGGAAATCTAGGAAGGATGGCTTTGATTTTGAAGCGAATTATTATGAGAAATCTAGGAAAGGAAATCTAAGAGAATTATTATGATTTATGATTTTGATTAATGGAGGGAGGCAGGCACACCTGTTCTCACTAATGCGGCATATTTACTACCGTATTTGGCATTTTGTAATCACTAATTTCCACAATGATGACACTCTCATCCTACTTCGAATTCGTTCGTAAGAACTAAGAGCAGGTGTGCATGGATAGGtgattattaaaattttatttataataattaatactttttatgatgtaatgcatataaaataaaaatatatataaaaatgtaattaaaaGATATgttgtaaaataatatttattttaaaaaaaaaaacttgtatccaaacacactcattgTAGCTCTTCTCATCATTCATacgaaaataatttttttaaaaaaattacgtGCTAATTTTTTGAAGTGAATTTTGGATTTCAAcctaaaaattgttaaatatcATAAAGCACTTTACTGCTGCGGTTAAACTCCATCAAACGACCAACAtataataaa contains:
- the LOC113760457 gene encoding cytochrome P450 90A1, coding for MAANIFLYTLFSLLISFGSFFLLRTTTAHFTRRRRRLPPGNFGLPFIGETLQLISAYKTENPEPFIDDRVSKFGSLFTTHVFGEPTVFSADPEMNRLILQNEGKLFESSYPGSISNLLGRHSLLLMRGSLHKRMHSLTMSFANSSIMKDHLLMDIDRLVRLNMESWTGRVLLLDEAKKITFYLTVKQLMSFDPCEWTQNLMKEYMLVIEGFFSVPLRIFSPTYRRAIQARTKVAEALSLVVRERRKESERGERKNDMLGALLDEDGNGGGFSDEEIVDFLLALLVAGYDTTSTIMTLAVKFLTETPLALSQLKEEQDEIRARKGEKEALTWEDYKSMPFTQCVVNETLRIANIISGVFRRAITDVNMKGYTIPKGWKVFASLRAVHLNQEYFKDARSFNPWRWQINNNTPGATSPLNVFTPFGGGPRRCPGYELARVELSVFLHHIVTRFSWLPAEQDKLVFFPTTRTQKRCPIIVQSRVVSGPCKEV